The Penicillium digitatum chromosome 6, complete sequence genome has a window encoding:
- a CDS encoding Pyridoxal phosphate-dependent transferase, major region, subdomain 2 has translation MTNETKASALLHRNTRFIPKKAIGGKGCYIFLEDGTKFLDATGGAAVSCLGHGNEQVAQIIKDQMDQISYCHSAFFSTQVAEDLAKLLVDSTEGKLSKVFITSSEAALKLARQFFLELPTPQTERTRFIARLPSYHGTTLGALSVGGHVQRREPFEPLLSKNVSHVSPCYAYRGKRDSESNAEYVARLSAELDAEFQRVGPETVCAFIAEPVVGAALGCVPAVPGYFRAMKAVCEKHGALLILDEIMSGMGRSGTLHAWEQEDVVPDIQTIAKGLGGGYAPVSAVLINDSIVQTMDKGTGQFRHGQTYQGHPVSCAAAFAVQKTIQEHDSRVILTGDIRGKGLFWGLEFVKDKATKEPFDPKDRLSYRIQEKGLEPEHGVSLYGCSGTVDGVKGDHLMLAPPNIVSEEEIDIIVATLGNVLKEVFASL, from the exons ATGACCAACG AAACCAAAGCTAGTGCTCTTCTCCACCGGAACACACGCTTCATCCCAAAAAAAGCAATTGGTGGCAAGGGGTGCTACATCTTTCTAGAAGATGGGACCAAATTCCTCGATGCCACAGGTGGCGCTGCTGTATCTTGCCTAGGACACGGTAACGAGCAGGTCGCCCAGATCATCAAGGATCAGATGGACCAGATATCCTACTGTCACTCAGCCTTCTTCAGTACTCAGGTAGCCGAGGATCTTGCCAAGCTCCTAGTTGACTCTACTGAGGGAAAGCTATCCAAGGTCTTTATAACGAGCTCGG AGGCTGCACTTAAGCTAGCACGCCAATTTTTCTTAGAGCTTCCAACTCCTCAAACTGAGCGTACCAGGTTCATTGCGCGTCTTCCATCCTACCACGGCACCACGCTCGGTGCTCTCTCAGTTGGTGGCCATGTTCAGCGTCGGGAGCCATTTGAGCCACTTCTCTCCAAGAATGTATCCCATGTCTCCCCATGCTATGCATACCGTGGGAAGCGGGATAGCGAGTCTAATGCAGAATATGTGGCACGTCTATCAGCCGAGCTAGATGCTGAATTCCAACGTGTCGGACCCGAAACCGTGTGCGCATTCATTGCAGAGCCGGTTGTTGGCGCA GCTCTCGGCTGTGTCCCCGCAGTACCAGGGTACTTCCGTGCAATGAAAGCCGTCTGCGAGAAGCACGGCGCTCTCTTGATCCTTGACGAGATAATGAGCGGTATGGGCCGTTCCGGGACATTGCATGCCTGGGAACAAGAAGATGTTGTTCCCGATATCCAGACTATTGCAAAGGGGCTGGGTGGTGGCTATGCACCGGTGTCGGCTGTTTTAATTAATGACTCCATTGTGCAAACTATGGACAAAGGCACTGGGCAGTTCCGCCATGGGCAGACATACCAAGGCCACCCGGTCTCATGTGCCGCTGCGTTTGCTGTCCAAAAGACTATTCAGGAACA CGATTCGCGAGTCATCCTCACGGGAGATATTCGAGGGAAAGGATTGTTCTGGGGG CTTGAATTTGTTAAAGACAAGGCCACGAAAGAGCCATTCGATCCCAAGGATCGTCTATCGTACCGAATCCAGGAGAAAGGTCTAGAGCCGGAGCACGGTGTCTCGCTATATGGCTGCTCTGGTACTGTGGATGGAGTTAAAGGAGATCATCTTATGCTCGCGCCACCTAATATAGTGTCGGAAGAGGAGATTGATATTATTGTAGCCACCCTGGGTAACGTTTTGAAAGAGGTTTTTGCCTCGTTATAA
- a CDS encoding Signal recognition particle, SRP19 subunit translates to MSHHAKIEEVSDSDPEEIAPSYDSDEDLPRNAIISPVNIPTRTTPQPQQQMPVPEPQREIPRHFSCLYPVYFDKTRSRAEGRKVGAELAVENPLARDIVDAVQMLGLNAGLEPEKLHPKDWANPGRVRVQVKKENGQLANPNIKNKHHLYLLVAQYLKANPTTEKSPYRLRIRGLPMPEKLPAAPAAPRGWKIGKILPIHSPAYSGGGVSDNPLKDAMAEMQGMQGMEGMPNMSEMMSQMGGMGGLSNMLGGLGGLGGLGGLGGEPSGAGAEKKKKEKKRVIRA, encoded by the exons ATGTCGCATCACGCCAAAATCGAGGAAGTCTCCGACTCCGACCCAGAAGAGATTGCCCCTTCTTATGATTCTGACGAGGACCTCCCCAGAAATGCGATAATCTCACCAGTAAATATCCCAACCAGGACTACACCTCAACCCCAACAACAGATGCCCGTGCCTGAACCCCAGCGCGAGATTCCCCGACACTTCTCATGCTTGTACCCCGTGTACTTTGACAAGACCCGATCGCGCGCCGAAGGCCGCAAAGTGGGCGCAGAGCTCGCAGTGGAAAACCCTCTTGCGCGAGATATCGTTGATGCCGTGCAGATGCTTGGCTTGAATGCAGGTTTGGAGCCTGAGAAGCTGCATCCTAAGGATTGGGCGAATCCCGGTCGTGTGCGTGTGCAGGTTAAGAAAGAGAATGGTCAATTAGCCAACCCGAATATCAAGAACA AGCACCACCTCTATCTTCTCGTCGCACAGTACTTGAAGGCTAATCCTACGACTGAAAAATCACCCTACCGCCTACGAATCCGTGGCCTGCCCATGCCCGAAAAGCTTCCAGCAGCTCCTGCTGCCCCGCGGGGTTGGAAGATCGGGAAGATCCTCCCTATCCATTCACCTGCCTACAGCGGTGGTGGTGTCAGTGACAATCCTCTCAAGGACGCAATGGCCGAGATGCAGGGCATGCAGGGTATGGAGGGAATGCCTAACATGTCGGAAATGATGAGTCAAATGGGTGGAATGGGCGGACTGAGCAATATGTTGGGTGGACTAGGCGGACTGGGCGGACTGGGCGGACTGGGCGGCGAGCCCTCAGGGGCAGGcgcagaaaagaaaaagaaggaaaagaagagggTGATCAGGGCATGA
- a CDS encoding Endoribonuclease ysh1: MTSKRKASAMGSAVDDEPVDPSDELAFYCLGGGNEVGRSCHILEYKGKTVMLDAGMHPAKEGFSALPFFDEFDLSTVDVLLISHFHVDHSSALPYVLSKTNFKGRVFMTPATRAIYKWLIQDNVRVSNTSSSSDQRTTLYTERDHLSTLPLIETIDFYTTHTINGIRITPYPAGHVLGAAMFKIDIAGLVTLFTGDYSREEDRHLIPAAVPSGTKIDVLITESTFGISSNPPRLEREAALMKSITSILNRGGRVLMPVFALGRAQELLLILDEYWETHPELQKFPIYYIGNMARRCMVVYQTYIGAMNDNIKRLFRQRMAEAEASGNKSVSVGPWDFRFVRSLRSLERFDDVGGCVMLASPGMLQTGTSRELLERWAPSDRNGVVMTGYSVEGTMAKGLLNEPDQIPAVMSKVSTGHGRGRVPGVNDEDQKVMIPRRCTVDEVSFAAHVDGVENRTFIEEVAAPVVILVHGEKHQMMRLKSKLLSLNADKAVKVKVYTPANCDEVRIPFKKDKIAKVVGKLAELAPPSENDDAQLMAGVLVQNGFNLSLMAPDDLHEYAGLTTTTITCKQHITLSSASMDLIRWALEGTFGAIEEIGNSKKTEPNGKKNMDTDDIPKQEDADEEIPSDETQTFLVMGCVYLRHHSRTREVELEWEGNMMNDGVADAVMAVLLTVESSPASVKQSAKNKHHHHHHDDDDVEIPSLPNPHSQSGPQERLARMLMMLEAQFGGDNIGPIERPRVPADLALGPQEDGEEMNEERIAEIEAAELDRLITMGVPVPGIEIRVDKHIARVWLEDLEVECVNPVLRDRIRVVVERAVETVAGLWAESSIHQDTALSGSAIGPKGVELADRKKAAAIEAHA, translated from the exons ATGACATCCAAGCGCAAAGCTTCAGCAATGGGATCGGCTGTTGACGATGAGCCCGTTGACCCATCAGACGAACTGGCATTCTACTGTCTTGGCGGCGGCAATGAAGTTGGACGGAGTTGCCATATCCTGGAATATAAGGGCAAGACAGTTATG CTCGACGCGGGCATGCACCCGGCGAAAGAAGGCTTCTCCGCActtcctttctttgatgagtTCGATCTGAGCACAGTGGATGTTCTTCTAATCAGCCA TTTCCACGTTGATCATTCTTCCGCCCTCCCTTATGTTCTCAGCAAGACGAATTTCAAAGGAAGAGTCTTCATGACCCCGGCAACACGAGCAATCTACAAATGGCTCATTCAAGACAATGTCCGAGTCAGCAAcacatcctcttcttccgatCAACGCACTACATTATACACCGAGCGTGATCACTTATCAACACTTCCATTGATTGAAACAATTGACTTTTACACCACGCATACGATCAATGGCATCCGTATTACCCCGTATCCCGCCGGCCATGTTCTTGGAGCTGCCATGTTTAAAATTGATATTGCAGGACTTGTGACTTTGTTCACAGGAG ACTACTCTCGCGAGGAAGACAGACACTTGATTCCTGCCGCGGTGCCCAGCGGCACAAAGATCGATGTTCTCATTACGGAATCTACCTTTGGCATTTCATCCAATCCACCTCGATTGGAACGTGAGGCGGCTTTGATGAAGTCAATCACAAGCATTCTCAACCGCGGAGGTCGAGTTCTGATGCCCGTTTTCGCTCTCGGTCGTGCCCAAGAGCTGCTTCTTATCCTTGATGAATATTGGGAAACCCACCCAGAACTTCAGAAGTTTCCTATCTATTATATCGGAAACATGGCACGGCGATGCATGGTCGTGTATCAAACATACATTGGTGCCATGAACGATAACATAAAGCGACTCTTCCGGCAGCGcatggccgaggccgaggccaGCGGCAATAAGAGCGTGAGTGTCGGCCCATGGGATTTCCGATTTGTTCGAAGTCTCCGCAGTTTGGAGCGTTTCGATGATGTCGGAGGATGTGTCATGCTTGCCTCCCCCGGTATGTTGCAGACAGGAACAAGTCGTGAGCTGCTGGAAAGGTGGGCACCAAGTGATCGCAACGGCGTTGTCATGACCGGTTACAGCGTTGAAGGTACTATGGCTAAGGGATTGCTCAATGAGCCTGATCAGATCCCGGCCGTCATGTCCAAGGTTTCCACGGGGCATGGTCGTGGTCGTGTTCCCGGAGTGAATGATGAGGATCAAAAGGTCATGATTCCTCGCCGTTGCACTGTTGACGAGGTCAGTTTTGCAGCCCATGTTGATGGCGTTGAAAATCGTACTTTCATCGAGGAGGTAGCAGCACCAGTTGTG ATCCTCGTCCACGGCGAAAAACATCAGATGATGAGACTGAAGTCGAAATTGCTTAGTCTTAACGCAGACAAGGCGGTCAAAGTCAAAGTCTATACTCCAGCAAATTGCGACGAAGTTCGCATTCCTTTCAAAAAAGATAAAATTGCCAAGGTTGTCGGCAAGCTCGCAGAGCTTGCACCTCCATCGGAGAATGATGATGCCCAGCTCATGGCTGGAGTCCTAGTTCAAAATGGGTTCAACTTGTCGTTGATGGCACCTGACGACTTACATGAGTATGCAGGCTTGACAACTACGACGATAACTTGCAAGCAACATATCACTCTCAGCTCTGCGAGTATGGATTTGATCCGGTGGGCCCTCGAGGGAACTTTCGGGGCCATCGAAGAAATTGGAAACAGCAAGAAAACTGAGCCAAACGGCAAGAAAAACATGGATACTGACGACATCCCAAAGCAAGAGGACGCCGACGAGGAGATTCCATCAGATGAAACACAAACATTCCTTGTCATGGGATGTGTGTATCTTCGCCATCACTCGCGCACCCGTGAAGTCGAGTTGGAATGGGAAGGTAACATGATGAACGACGGAGTGGCAGATGCAGTCATGGCTGTTCTGCTCACAGTCGAAAGCAGCCCGGCCTCCGTAAAGC AATCGGCCAAAAACAAGCATCACCACCATCACCATGACGATGACGACGTGGAAATCCCCTCACTTCCAAACCCTCATTCTCAGTCTGGACCCCAAGAGCGACTTGCACGTATGCTGATGATGCTCGAGGCTCAATTTGGCGGCGACAACATTGGCCCCATTGAGCGCCCGCGAGTCCCGGCAGATCTTGCACTCGGTCCACAAGAAGACGGCGAAGAGATGAACGAAGAACGCATTGCCGAAATTGAGGCTGCGGAGCTGGATCGTCTTATTACAATGGGTGTTCCTGTCCCTGGTATTGAGATTAGGGTGGACAAGCATATTGCCCGTGTGTGGCTTGAGGACCTGGAAGTCGAGTGCGTGAACCCTGTCCTGCGAGATCGCATTCGTGTAGTCGTTGAGCGGGCCGTTGAGACTGTCGCTGGACTGTGGGCGGAGAGCTCAATTCATCAGGACACGGCGCTTAGTGGCTCTGCCATCGGGCCGAAGGGGGTTGAACTGGCGGATAGGAAGAAAGCGGCTGCCATCGAGGCTCATGCTTGA
- a CDS encoding Cytochrome P450: MGNQVSAIDSSQVTKKAKKRVNLRGMFNYPNGRNIREECNSNRANQWVTVFFNWADYNHNDEELMELVVARIDARDGIISSEPVHHDVKWCLSLRVPGYWNPSDVSIATAAKVIARWHQSEMRHAGMKINRRYLFRGNNRRKMRHLGKEGTPLPYTASPIKLLWSDLSLLGSKLWALPGILLPLHLDRTHELDELYPSLRNGAIVLIHLFLVVYQLVVLLSLPIMVICMLPGLWILAYSAMAFTINYAIIMLMLNGFQRVLVSQVPVVERSGHERERWLYINGIAAGKHWVQMNIDQLSYTFGRKVTGVHNRTAGIVFDLIECLIQRDFSYATDDIRRSYALVKEALLDPDCDKVVLLLHSQGGIEGGLVMDWLLDELPHDLLHHLEVYTFGNAANHFNNPRWIQPARTRRTSTPDTMHQFGQSIGHIEHYANAADIVAVGGVLHFVDIPNRYMGRLFVRPNSGHLLNMHYLGNMFTLGPDMKVLDSNPFMDMEVEPWVTSGINGYDGPPHRVRSQPSIARDEAFLPAALSLQRSKTKGVDRVLRVKELSRLWQYRNGGHPKETEV, translated from the exons ATGGGAAACCAAGTCTCGGCTATTGACTCCTCTCAAGTCacaaagaaagcaaaaaagcGTGTCAATCTTCGAGGAATGTTCAACTATCCAAACGGACGAAACATTCGCGAGGAATGCAATTCGAATAGAGCAAACCAATGGGTGACTGTCTTCTTCAACTGGGCTGACTACAACCACAACGACGAAGAATTGATGGAGCTTGTGGTGGCTCGCATCGATGCCCGAGACGGTATCATTTCGTCCGAACCCGTCCATCACGATGTCAAATGGTGTCTATCCCTCCGTGTCCCTGGATACTGGAATCCTAGTGATGTTTCAATTGCTACCGCTGCCAAAGTTATTGCGCGATGGCATCaaagtgaaatgcgccaTGCTGGCATGAAGATCAACCGAAGATATCTTTTCCGCGGCAACAATCGTCGAAAAATGCGCCACCTT GGTAAGGAGGGTACCCCATTGCCCTACACTGCCTCACCCATCAAGTTGCTCTGGAGTGACTTGTCCCTGTTGGGTTCGAAACTATGGGCGCTTCCGGGTATCCTACTGCCCCTGCATCTAGATCGCACCCATGAGTTGGATGAGCTCTATCCATCGTTACGCAATGGAGCTATCGTGTTGATCCATCTATTTCTCGTGGTTTATCAACTTGTTGTCCTGCTCTCGCTGCCGATCATGGTTATCTGTATGCTTCCAGGCCTATGGATCCTTGCTTATTCTGCGATGGCTTTCACTATTAATTATGCGATCATAATGTTGATGTTGAACGGCTTCCAGCGGGTTCTGGTATCCCAAGTGCCCGTGGTCGAGCGATCAGGTCATGAGCGGGAGCGTTGGCTGTATATTAATGGAATTGCAGCTGG GAAGCACTGGGTACAGATGAACATCGATCAACTGTCATACACTTTTGGTCGGAAAGTGACGGGAGTGCATAACCGCAC CGCAGGCATTGTCTTTGATCTCATCGAATGTCTGATTCAACGTGATTTTTCATATGCTACTGACGATATACGACGGTCGTATGCCTTGGTCAAGGAAGCCCTCCTAGACCCCGACTGTGACAAGGTGGTTCTGCTTCTTCACAGCCAAGGCGGCATTGAAGGGGGACTTGTCATGGACTGGCTTCTAGATGAGCTACCCCACGATCTACTTCATCACTTGGAGGTATACACCTTTGGGAATGCCGCGAATCACTTCAACAACCCGCGATGGATACAACCAGCAAGGACACGAAGGACCTCAACGCCCGACACAATGCATCAATTTGGCCAGTCCATCGGCCACATCGAGCATTATGCCAATGCAGCTGATATTGTAGCTGTGGGAGGAGTGCTCCACTTCGTGGACATCCCAAATCGATACATGGGCCGGCTGTTTGTGCGCCCGAATTCAGGCCATCTATTGAACATGCACTACTTGGGCAATATGTTTACCCTAGGCCCTGATATGAAAGTCCTTGACTCCAATCCGTTCATGGATATGGAAGTGGAGCCGTGGGTGACCTCCGGTATCAATGGATATGATGGCCCTCCGCATCGAGTCAGATCTcaacccagtatagcccgAGACGAGGCGTTTCTCCCCGCCGCGCTGAGCCTGCAACGGTCAAAAACGAAAGGTGTGGATCGAGTTCTGCGTGTCAAGGAACTCAGTCGGCTTTGGCAGTATAGAAATGGAGGACACCCGAAAGAGACAGAGGTATAG